From a single Vitis vinifera cultivar Pinot Noir 40024 chromosome 18, ASM3070453v1 genomic region:
- the LOC100261959 gene encoding valencene synthase: protein MALILATSNGSSPAPVANSETTRRTANYQPSIWGNSFIVSNTPEDEITLAHKEQQLEDLKEEVRRELIAAASNPSKQLKFIDAIQRLGVAYHFENEIEQALQSTYDNYHGIADINDDLYDVALRFRLLRQQGFNISCDIFKRYKDEKGRFKKSLINDPYGLLGLYEAAHLRVWEEDILDEALPFTTTHLKSIVEHLEYPLAAQVTHALERPIRKGLERLEARPFMSIYQDEASHSKALLKFAKLDFNLLQSLYKKELSNISRWWKDLDFSSKLPFARDRLVEGYFWIATCCFEPQYSYARRIQTKLHALITTMDDMFDAYGTFEELELFTEAIGRWDINSVHQLPEYMKPCYQAVLDVYKEIEEMENTERSYCVHHTKDAIKSLVQAYLVEAKWLHGKYIPTIEEYMGIAMVTVGVPVLTIMSFIGMRETATKEVFDWLLQNPKIVRATYIIIRLMDDMASHKFEQEREHIASSIECYMKQHGVSEQQAYDEFHKQTENAWKDINEECLRPTTVPMLLLSRLLNFARSGDVMYKSHKDIFTHPGEVTKNNISMLLIDPVPI from the exons ATGGCCTTAATTCTCGCAACCAGCAACGGGTCTTCTCCAGCCCCAGTTGCTAATTCAGAGACTACTCGCCGAACTGCAAATTATCAGCCTAGCATTTGGGGCAATAGCTTCATCGTGAGCAACACTCCTGAGGATGAG ATAACTCTGGCCCATAAAGAGCAGCAGTTGGAAGATCTAAAGGAGGAAGTTAGAAGAGAGCTGATAGCTGCAGCTAGTAACCCTTCGAAACAGCTGAAGTTTATCGATGCAATTCAACGGCTTGGGGTGGCATACCACTTTGAAAACGAGATAGAACAAGCATTACAAAGCACCTATGATAACTATCATGGCATTGCTGATATAAATGATGATCTCTATGATGTTGCACTTCGATTTCGACTACTAAGACAACAAGGCTTCAATATTTCATGTG ATATATTCAAGAGGTACAAAGATGAAAAGGGGAGGTTCAAGAAGTCTTTGATCAATGATCCATATGGCCTACTAGGCTTGTATGAAGCTGCACATCTCAGGGTGTGGGAAGAAGATATACTAGATGAAGCACTTCCTTTCACCACCACTCACCTCAAGTCTATTGTAGAACATTTAGAATACCCTCTTGCAGCACAAGTAACTCATGCCCTAGAGCGGCCCATTAGGAAAGGCTTGGAGAGGCTAGAGGCAAGGCCTTTCATGTCTATCTACCAAGATGAAGCTTCACATAGTAAAGCTTTACTGAAGTTTGCAAAGTTAGATTTCAACCTACTGCAGTCACTGTATAAGAAAGAGCTGAGTAATATCTCGAG GTGGTGGAAAGACCTAGATTTCTCTTCAAAGCTACCTTTTGCCAGAGATCGATTGGTAGAAGGGTACTTTTGGATAGCAACATGTTGTTTTGAGCCCCAGTATTCATATGCTAGAAGAATACAGACCAAATTACATGCTCTGATAACAACTATGGATGATATGTTTGATGCATATGGAACATTTGAAGAACTGGAGCTCTTTACAGAGGCAATCGGGAG GTGGGATATAAACAGCGTACATCAGCTTCCTGAATACATGAAACCATGCTATCAGGCAGTCTTAGATGTCTACAAAGAAATTGAGGAGATGGAAAACACAGAAAGATCATACTGTGTCCACCACACAAAAGATGCA ATTAAAAGCTTGGTCCAAGCTTACTTGGTTGAAGCCAAATGGTTGCATGGAAAATACATACCGACAATAGAAGAGTACATGGGTATCGCAATGGTAACAGTTGGTGTCCCCGTGTTAACAATCATGTCTTTTATTGGCATGAGAGAGACTGCAACCAAAGAAGTCTTTGATTGGCTGCTACAAAACCCTAAGATTGTTAGAGCTACCTACATAATCATTAGGCTCATGGATGACATGGCTTCCCACAAG TTTGAGCAAGAGAGAGAGCATATTGCATCAAGCATCGAATGTTACATGAAGCAACATGGTGTGTCGGAGCAGCAAGCATATGATGAGTTTCACAAGCAAACCGAGAATGCATGGAAGGATATAAATGAAGAGTGCCTCAGACCTACTACAGTGCCAATGCTTCTCCTTAGTCGTCTTCTCAATTTTGCTCGATCAGGAGATGTGATGTACAAGAGCCACAAAGATATATTCACACATCCTGGAGAAGTGacgaaaaataatatttcaatgcTGCTCATAGACCCTGTGCCAATATGA